From Leptospira congkakensis, one genomic window encodes:
- the gpmI gene encoding 2,3-bisphosphoglycerate-independent phosphoglycerate mutase: MLTLKKQPKGSLAKQVLLIILDGVGFTEKGYENGNAVAKADMPVLKGLWKTQPTVLLKAHGTAVGMPSDEDMGNSEVGHNVLGSGRIFDQGAKLVSQSIENGSLFAGPIWKKTVSNCKSNQSTFHFLGLFSDGNVHSHIDHLRALIDHAIKEEIKKIRLHILLDGRDVPEKSALDYLNPFEEYLDSYRKKGIDILIASGGGRMELTMDRYDADWSMVERGWNHHVEGEGRIFSTAKEAIETFRTENPSVIDQYLPGFVIGDSNGKPVGKVEDNDSVVFFNFRGDRAIEISRAFTEESLTNFNRKRFPKIEFAGMMQYDGDLFIPKQYLVDPPAIDRTMGEYFANEGVAQYALSETQKYGHVTFFWNGNRSGYFNQTLETYEEVKSDIIPFDQKPEMKAKEITDNLVLALTSHKFPFLRVNYANGDMVGHTGNMDATVRSLEYLDICLDRIKKICDETGTVLCITADHGNADEMYQLTKKGTAETSKDGKPVPKTSHTLNPVQFVLYDPSGKIQLNQNLKEKGLANVAATMMDLLGFEAPEGYHPSLINRD, encoded by the coding sequence ATGTTAACTCTTAAAAAACAACCCAAAGGTTCATTGGCCAAACAAGTTTTATTAATCATCTTAGATGGTGTTGGGTTTACAGAAAAAGGATACGAAAACGGAAACGCCGTTGCTAAAGCTGATATGCCTGTATTAAAAGGGCTTTGGAAAACACAACCTACTGTTCTATTAAAAGCACATGGAACCGCTGTCGGAATGCCAAGTGATGAAGATATGGGTAACTCTGAAGTGGGTCATAATGTTTTAGGTTCAGGAAGAATCTTTGATCAAGGTGCAAAATTAGTATCGCAATCCATTGAGAACGGAAGTTTGTTTGCAGGCCCCATTTGGAAAAAAACTGTTTCGAATTGTAAATCAAATCAGTCTACATTTCATTTTCTTGGATTGTTTTCCGATGGAAATGTTCATAGCCATATCGATCATTTAAGAGCACTAATAGATCACGCAATCAAAGAAGAGATCAAAAAAATACGTCTCCATATTTTGTTAGATGGTAGAGATGTTCCCGAAAAATCTGCGTTAGACTATTTGAATCCCTTTGAAGAATATTTAGATTCCTATAGAAAAAAAGGAATCGATATCCTAATCGCATCAGGTGGGGGAAGGATGGAACTCACGATGGATCGTTATGATGCCGATTGGTCCATGGTAGAAAGAGGTTGGAACCATCACGTTGAAGGAGAAGGTCGAATTTTTTCTACTGCGAAGGAAGCCATTGAAACTTTCCGAACTGAAAATCCATCAGTCATTGATCAATATCTGCCTGGATTTGTGATTGGAGATTCCAATGGAAAACCTGTTGGTAAAGTAGAAGACAACGATTCCGTAGTATTTTTTAACTTTCGTGGTGATCGTGCCATTGAAATTTCAAGAGCCTTTACAGAAGAATCATTAACAAATTTTAATCGTAAACGTTTCCCAAAAATTGAATTTGCAGGTATGATGCAATATGATGGGGATTTGTTTATCCCCAAACAATACTTAGTGGATCCTCCTGCAATCGATCGAACTATGGGGGAATACTTTGCAAACGAAGGTGTAGCTCAATACGCTCTCTCCGAAACACAAAAGTACGGGCATGTGACTTTTTTTTGGAATGGAAACAGGTCAGGTTATTTTAATCAAACATTAGAAACATATGAAGAAGTAAAATCCGACATCATTCCTTTTGACCAAAAGCCGGAAATGAAAGCAAAAGAAATCACAGACAACCTTGTGCTTGCTCTCACTTCACACAAATTTCCATTTTTACGAGTTAATTATGCCAACGGAGATATGGTGGGTCATACTGGAAATATGGATGCGACCGTCCGTAGTTTAGAGTATCTTGATATTTGTTTAGATCGAATCAAAAAAATTTGTGACGAAACTGGGACAGTTTTATGTATTACCGCTGACCATGGCAATGCAGACGAAATGTATCAACTAACAAAAAAGGGAACAGCAGAAACATCAAAAGACGGGAAACCCGTTCCAAAAACAAGCCACACA